A single genomic interval of Asinibacterium sp. OR53 harbors:
- a CDS encoding glycoside hydrolase family 18 protein: MKSKTLAWLLALCCATVSLSAQHNKLTVFGYFAGRATMIDSFPVEKLTHLCFSFTHLKGNHMALMNARDSASLIRCVAQKKRNPNLKVIVSLGGWTGCFTCSEVFSTDSTRKQFASSAKQLLQDFGADGIDLDWEYPTIKGAPGHPYSPDDKEHFTQLIKTLRDSLGKQKEISFAAGGFSKYINESVDWKAVAPLVNRINLMTYDLITGYDTVTGHHTALYSTPQQLESCDNAVKMLLAKKVPARKLLIGAAFYARIWENVAPDNDGLRGHGKFFRGISYSGFNRFLSTDSGFVRHWDTATAAPYMYNAGKKWFVTFDDSTSITMKTNYVIQHKLNGIMFWQLADDRFTNGLLDVIDEVKRKR, translated from the coding sequence ATGAAATCTAAAACACTTGCATGGCTGCTGGCGCTTTGTTGCGCAACCGTATCACTCTCTGCCCAACACAACAAACTCACGGTGTTCGGTTATTTTGCAGGAAGAGCTACCATGATCGATAGCTTCCCGGTAGAAAAACTCACCCATCTCTGCTTCAGCTTCACCCATCTCAAAGGGAATCATATGGCGCTGATGAACGCGCGCGACAGCGCTTCACTGATCCGCTGTGTTGCACAGAAAAAAAGAAACCCGAACCTGAAAGTGATTGTATCGTTAGGTGGATGGACGGGTTGCTTCACCTGTTCTGAAGTGTTTTCAACCGACAGCACGCGGAAACAATTTGCTTCATCGGCCAAACAACTGTTGCAGGATTTCGGTGCAGATGGCATTGACCTCGACTGGGAATATCCTACTATCAAAGGCGCACCCGGCCATCCTTATTCACCCGATGATAAAGAACATTTTACACAACTCATCAAAACCTTGCGCGACAGCCTGGGCAAACAAAAAGAGATCAGTTTTGCCGCCGGAGGTTTTAGCAAATACATCAATGAATCGGTTGACTGGAAGGCCGTGGCGCCGCTGGTTAACAGGATCAACCTCATGACCTACGACCTCATCACCGGTTATGATACGGTTACCGGTCATCATACTGCACTGTATTCCACTCCACAACAGCTCGAGTCATGCGATAACGCCGTGAAAATGCTGCTTGCTAAAAAAGTACCTGCCCGCAAACTATTGATCGGCGCGGCATTCTATGCGCGCATCTGGGAAAATGTAGCGCCCGATAACGACGGACTGCGTGGCCACGGTAAATTTTTTCGTGGTATTTCTTACAGTGGTTTCAACCGTTTCTTATCAACCGACAGCGGCTTCGTGCGCCATTGGGATACCGCAACAGCTGCGCCGTATATGTACAATGCCGGCAAAAAATGGTTTGTTACTTTCGACGACAGCACTTCTATTACCATGAAGACGAACTACGTCATCCAGCACAAACTCAATGGCATCATGTTCTGGCAACTGGCCGATGACCGGTTCACCAATGGCCTGCTCGATGTGATAGATGAAGTAAAGCGGAAGCGATGA
- a CDS encoding cobalamin B12-binding domain-containing protein, with the protein MQKNDRPIRVLVAKVGLDGHDRGAKVIATALRDAGMEVIYTGLRQTPEMVVNAALQEDVDAIGISILSGAHMTVFSKIIQLLKEKNMHDVLLTGGGIIPEDDIKQLNEMGVGMLFAPGTPTTAIADYIRQWVAAHRPF; encoded by the coding sequence ATGCAAAAGAACGATCGCCCCATACGAGTACTTGTTGCCAAGGTAGGTCTCGATGGCCACGACCGCGGCGCCAAAGTAATTGCCACCGCCCTGCGCGATGCCGGTATGGAAGTTATTTATACCGGTTTGAGGCAAACACCTGAAATGGTGGTGAACGCAGCCTTACAGGAAGACGTAGACGCCATCGGCATCAGCATCCTCAGCGGCGCGCACATGACGGTTTTCTCCAAGATCATTCAACTGCTCAAAGAAAAAAATATGCATGATGTACTGCTCACCGGCGGCGGCATCATACCGGAAGACGACATCAAACAATTGAATGAAATGGGTGTGGGTATGCTTTTTGCCCCGGGCACTCCTACAACAGCTATTGCCGATTATATCCGGCAATGGGTAGCTGCACACAGACCATTTTAA
- a CDS encoding enoyl-CoA hydratase/isomerase family protein produces MYHTLLTSLDNGILTITINRPDKLNALNSQVMQELDEALTELLNQSEVRSVIITGSGSKSFVAGADIAEFVGLDTAQGMQLAQKGQAIFARIEQSPKPIVACVNGFALGGGCELAMSCHFRIASDNAKFGQPEVNLGLIPGYGGTQRLVQLIGKGRALELLMSGEMIDAQKAWQYGLVNAVVPQEELLAKATAILQTINSKAPLAVAKCIEAANAVFDETKNGYAVEVAAFGECFDTADMKEGTSAFLEKRKPRFTGN; encoded by the coding sequence ATGTACCATACATTGCTCACTTCCCTCGACAATGGCATCCTTACCATTACCATCAACCGTCCCGATAAACTCAACGCATTGAACAGCCAGGTGATGCAGGAACTGGACGAGGCACTGACTGAATTGCTCAATCAAAGCGAGGTGAGATCTGTGATTATTACCGGATCGGGCAGCAAATCTTTTGTTGCCGGGGCGGATATCGCGGAATTCGTTGGACTGGATACTGCACAAGGCATGCAGCTGGCGCAAAAAGGACAAGCCATTTTTGCACGGATCGAACAATCTCCTAAACCCATTGTTGCCTGCGTGAATGGGTTTGCATTAGGCGGTGGTTGCGAGCTGGCCATGAGTTGTCATTTCAGGATTGCATCGGACAACGCCAAATTCGGCCAGCCTGAAGTGAACCTCGGACTCATTCCAGGTTATGGCGGTACACAACGCCTGGTGCAATTGATTGGAAAAGGAAGAGCACTGGAACTGCTCATGAGCGGTGAAATGATCGATGCACAAAAGGCATGGCAATACGGACTGGTGAATGCGGTAGTGCCGCAGGAAGAACTGCTGGCCAAAGCCACGGCTATTCTTCAAACCATCAACAGCAAAGCGCCATTGGCAGTAGCCAAATGCATTGAAGCGGCCAATGCCGTGTTCGATGAAACGAAGAATGGTTACGCGGTAGAGGTAGCTGCTTTTGGAGAATGTTTCGATACAGCCGATATGAAAGAAGGCACCAGCGCTTTTCTTGAAAAAAGAAAACCCCGCTTTACCGGAAATTAA
- a CDS encoding pitrilysin family protein, protein MKWIKSIGFVALVMIVQVNFAQPQYEWKQATSGGYTYKYVTNDPMHARFYTLRNGLTVVLSVNKKEPRIAVRIPVRAGSNTDPRDHTGLAHYLEHLLFKGTDKYGTLDWAKEKPYLDKIDALYEQYNSTKDEAARKEIYKEIDKTSGEAAKYAIANEYDKMMAAMGGQGSNAHTWVEETVYEEDIPSNALEKFVGLQAERFRNPILRIFHTELEAVYEEKNRSLDEDAWKIQEASHFYLFPTHNYGQQTTIGTIEHLKNPSINAIRDYYHKYYVPNNMAIVMSGDLDPDKTIRLIDAKFSYMNAKPIQEYKPSPEKPITESTVKDIFGPSAESLQLDFRVGPANSKEALLADLTSSVLSNGKAGLLDLNLNKQQKVLRSNAGVRQYKDYGVFIINASPKQGQTLEEAKDLVMGQLDILKKGNFDASLIKAIVANYKLQQLQGLENNANRVEEITDGFIKNKGLLWNDDVAVLDKMGKVTKEELVAFANQFFHPNNYVLLYKRKGEAKDVVKVEKPPITPVETNADKQSPFVKAINGMSMAPVKPVWLNFATDMQRAKAGKAEVLYVPNKDNGLFNLQYRFDMGGWNDKLLPLALQYLQFIGTEKKSSEDISKAFYNLACSFNANAGNEETTVSLNGLQENFDKASTLLEDLVRNCKADEAALEGMKNRLMRARANNKLNKSMIMTALRNYGVYGEKNPFNYTLTDAEIKDIKAADLVNILHNLFNYQHRVIYYGPKPLAAFATDIAKIHQLPAAWMAASAPAKFIRRTQAKNEVLFADYDMVQSEIFWVRNLDAYDPKKEAVTGIFNNYFGFGMGAIVFQTIRESKALAYSTFAVLQTPAKKEDRFAFMSYVGCQADKFNEAVAGMNDLLNNLPEAAQNFDNAKKSLLKDYETERITKENIVSSYLANLKKGVDHDLRKDVYEQAASIQFSDIKGLHDTDLSRQPYTYCIVASEKKLKEEDMKKIGDVKKLSLAELFGY, encoded by the coding sequence ATGAAATGGATCAAATCGATTGGGTTTGTTGCACTGGTCATGATTGTCCAGGTGAATTTTGCGCAACCCCAATATGAATGGAAACAGGCCACATCCGGGGGCTACACGTACAAATATGTGACCAACGACCCCATGCATGCCCGGTTCTATACCCTCAGGAACGGGCTCACTGTTGTATTATCGGTCAACAAAAAAGAACCCCGTATTGCCGTGCGCATCCCGGTAAGAGCGGGCAGTAATACCGACCCCAGAGATCATACCGGACTGGCTCACTACCTTGAGCACCTGCTGTTCAAAGGAACTGATAAATACGGTACGCTCGACTGGGCCAAAGAAAAGCCTTATCTCGATAAGATAGATGCGTTATACGAACAGTACAATTCCACCAAAGATGAAGCTGCCAGGAAAGAGATATACAAAGAGATCGACAAAACATCCGGCGAAGCAGCGAAATATGCCATTGCCAATGAGTATGATAAAATGATGGCAGCCATGGGCGGCCAGGGTTCCAATGCACATACCTGGGTGGAAGAGACCGTATACGAAGAAGATATTCCTTCCAATGCGCTGGAAAAATTCGTAGGCCTGCAGGCCGAGCGATTCCGTAACCCGATACTGCGCATCTTTCATACAGAGCTGGAAGCAGTATATGAAGAGAAGAACCGCTCGCTCGATGAAGATGCCTGGAAAATACAGGAAGCTTCTCATTTCTACCTGTTCCCCACACACAATTACGGACAGCAAACTACCATCGGTACCATCGAGCATTTGAAAAATCCTTCCATCAATGCTATCCGTGATTATTACCATAAATACTATGTGCCCAACAATATGGCCATCGTAATGTCGGGCGACCTGGATCCCGATAAAACCATTCGGCTCATCGATGCTAAATTCTCTTACATGAACGCCAAGCCGATCCAGGAATATAAGCCTTCACCGGAAAAACCCATCACCGAGTCAACGGTAAAAGATATTTTCGGACCCAGCGCTGAAAGCCTGCAACTCGATTTCAGGGTGGGACCTGCCAATTCAAAAGAGGCATTGCTGGCCGATCTCACCTCTTCTGTATTGTCGAACGGCAAAGCCGGCCTGTTAGACCTCAACCTCAACAAACAACAGAAAGTACTTCGTTCCAATGCGGGTGTGAGACAGTACAAAGATTATGGCGTGTTCATCATCAACGCTTCGCCCAAACAGGGACAGACACTCGAAGAAGCCAAAGACCTGGTGATGGGGCAATTGGATATCCTGAAGAAAGGAAATTTCGATGCTTCACTGATCAAGGCCATTGTAGCCAATTATAAACTGCAACAGTTACAGGGACTGGAAAACAATGCCAACCGTGTGGAAGAGATCACCGATGGATTCATCAAAAACAAAGGGCTGTTGTGGAATGATGATGTGGCTGTGCTGGATAAGATGGGTAAAGTAACCAAGGAAGAACTGGTGGCATTTGCCAATCAATTCTTTCATCCCAATAACTATGTTTTGTTGTACAAACGAAAAGGTGAGGCCAAAGATGTGGTAAAAGTAGAGAAGCCACCGATTACACCGGTAGAGACCAATGCAGATAAACAATCGCCTTTTGTAAAAGCCATCAACGGTATGTCTATGGCGCCTGTAAAACCTGTATGGCTGAATTTTGCAACAGATATGCAGCGTGCTAAAGCAGGAAAGGCGGAAGTATTGTATGTGCCCAACAAAGACAATGGCCTTTTCAACCTGCAGTACAGGTTTGATATGGGTGGATGGAATGATAAGCTGTTGCCTTTGGCATTGCAGTACCTGCAATTCATTGGTACGGAGAAAAAATCTTCCGAAGATATCAGCAAAGCGTTTTACAACCTGGCTTGCAGTTTCAATGCGAATGCGGGCAATGAAGAAACAACGGTTTCCCTGAATGGCTTGCAGGAGAATTTTGATAAAGCATCTACTTTGCTTGAAGACCTGGTGCGCAATTGCAAAGCCGATGAAGCAGCGCTGGAAGGAATGAAGAACCGTCTCATGCGCGCAAGGGCCAATAATAAGCTCAACAAAAGTATGATCATGACGGCGCTCCGCAACTACGGTGTGTATGGAGAAAAAAATCCTTTCAATTATACTTTAACAGACGCAGAGATCAAAGATATCAAAGCGGCAGACCTGGTAAACATCCTGCATAACCTGTTCAATTACCAGCACAGGGTTATTTATTACGGCCCTAAACCATTGGCTGCGTTTGCAACCGATATTGCTAAAATACACCAGCTTCCGGCTGCATGGATGGCTGCCTCAGCGCCGGCTAAATTTATCCGCAGAACGCAGGCCAAAAATGAAGTCCTGTTTGCCGATTATGATATGGTGCAGTCGGAGATTTTCTGGGTAAGGAACCTGGATGCGTATGATCCTAAGAAAGAAGCGGTAACCGGTATTTTCAATAACTATTTCGGATTTGGAATGGGTGCCATTGTATTCCAAACCATACGGGAATCGAAAGCGCTGGCTTATTCAACTTTTGCAGTACTCCAAACACCTGCTAAAAAAGAAGACCGGTTCGCATTCATGTCTTATGTAGGTTGCCAGGCAGATAAGTTCAATGAAGCTGTTGCCGGCATGAACGACCTGTTGAATAATCTTCCCGAAGCAGCGCAGAATTTCGATAATGCAAAGAAGAGCCTGTTGAAAGATTATGAAACAGAACGCATTACCAAAGAGAACATTGTATCCAGCTATCTTGCCAACCTGAAAAAAGGTGTGGATCACGATCTGAGAAAAGATGTGTATGAACAGGCCGCTTCGATCCAGTTCAGTGATATCAAGGGCCTGCATGATACCGATCTCTCGCGGCAACCTTATACTTATTGCATTGTGGCGTCTGAGAAGAAATTGAAAGAGGAGGATATGAAAAAGATAGGCGATGTGAAAAAACTATCACTCGCCGAATTGTTTGGATATTGA
- the fumC gene encoding class II fumarate hydratase produces MSYRIEKDTMGEVQVPSHVYWGAQTQRSIENFKIAQDINKMPKEIIKAFAYLKKAAALTNLDAGVLPEEKARLIGQVADEILEGNLDDQFPLVIWQTGSGTQSNMNVNEVIAYRAHVIKGGALTDKDKFLHPNDDVNKSQSSNDTFPTAMHIAAYKILLEVTIPGIKKLRDTLAAKSKAFMHVVKIGRTHFMDATPLTVGQEISGYVSQLDHGLRTINNSLAHLSELALGGTAVGTGINTPKNYAVNVAKHIAALTGLPFVTAENKFEALAAHDAIVEAHGALKTVAVSLMKIANDIRMLSSGPRSGIGELFIPDNEPGSSIMPGKVNPTQCEALTMIAAQVMGNDVAINIGGATGHFELNVFKPVMIANFLHSARLIGEGCVSFNDKCATGIEPIEANIKKHVDNSLMLVTALNTKIGYYKAAEIAQKAHKEGTTLKEMAVKLGYLTSEEFDQWVIPADMVGEIK; encoded by the coding sequence ATGAGTTACCGTATCGAAAAAGACACCATGGGTGAGGTGCAGGTGCCATCCCATGTTTATTGGGGAGCCCAAACGCAGCGCAGCATTGAGAATTTCAAGATTGCACAGGATATCAATAAAATGCCCAAAGAGATCATCAAAGCTTTTGCTTATCTCAAAAAAGCAGCAGCGCTTACCAATCTCGATGCAGGGGTATTACCGGAAGAGAAAGCCCGGTTGATTGGCCAGGTGGCCGATGAGATACTGGAAGGTAACCTCGATGATCAGTTTCCCCTGGTGATATGGCAAACAGGCTCCGGCACCCAGAGCAATATGAACGTGAATGAAGTGATCGCCTACCGTGCGCACGTGATCAAGGGAGGCGCACTGACCGATAAGGACAAATTCCTTCACCCGAACGACGATGTAAATAAATCGCAATCATCCAACGATACTTTCCCTACTGCTATGCACATAGCAGCGTATAAAATATTATTGGAAGTAACCATCCCCGGCATCAAAAAATTGCGCGATACGCTGGCTGCCAAGAGCAAGGCTTTTATGCATGTAGTAAAGATCGGCCGTACGCATTTCATGGATGCTACGCCGCTTACCGTGGGGCAGGAGATCAGTGGTTATGTAAGCCAGCTGGATCATGGCTTGCGTACCATCAACAACAGCCTCGCGCATCTCAGTGAGCTGGCATTGGGTGGTACGGCTGTAGGCACCGGCATCAACACACCTAAAAATTATGCGGTGAATGTTGCCAAACATATTGCAGCGCTTACCGGTTTACCTTTTGTTACGGCTGAAAATAAATTTGAAGCGCTGGCGGCACACGATGCCATCGTGGAAGCGCATGGTGCTTTGAAAACAGTAGCGGTAAGCCTGATGAAGATAGCCAATGACATCCGCATGCTGAGCTCTGGTCCACGCAGTGGTATTGGCGAATTATTCATTCCCGATAATGAGCCCGGCTCTTCCATCATGCCTGGCAAAGTAAACCCCACACAATGTGAGGCCCTGACGATGATTGCTGCCCAGGTAATGGGGAATGATGTGGCCATTAACATAGGCGGCGCTACCGGTCATTTTGAACTGAATGTGTTCAAACCGGTGATGATCGCCAACTTCCTGCACAGCGCCCGCCTGATTGGCGAAGGTTGTGTAAGCTTCAACGACAAGTGTGCCACGGGTATTGAACCTATCGAGGCCAATATTAAAAAACATGTAGACAACAGCCTGATGCTCGTAACGGCGCTCAACACAAAGATCGGTTACTATAAAGCTGCCGAGATTGCGCAAAAAGCACACAAAGAAGGTACTACATTGAAAGAGATGGCCGTGAAACTGGGCTATCTCACTTCAGAAGAATTCGATCAGTGGGTAATACCAGCAGATATGGTGGGAGAGATCAAATAA
- a CDS encoding amidohydrolase translates to MRRIISIAAIAMFCACKAPQADLIIHHAKIYTVDSAFSVVEAMAVKDGKILATGKNEDILKHFTALENIDAQGKAVYPGFIDAHAHFVGYGRALFQVDLFGCNNWEEAVTRVKAFAAEHPNLDWIQGRGWDQNRWPGKSFPTNEALNQLFPNKPVVLTRVDGHASIANQKALDLAGIKAGQTITGGFIEVKNGKLTGVLIDNADDKVYAQIPEPSKEIYTQWLQQAEKNCFAQGLTTITDCGLGYRDIEAIDTLQKEGKLNMRLYVMLSDEPANLERYLKKGPYRTDKLLVKGVKVYADGALGSRGACLLQPYNDKPGWTGFLLRNPSHYDSLAQVLANTDFQMCTHAIGDSANREILHIYNKYLHGKNDKRWRIEHAQVINQQDFHLFGDASIVPSVQPTHGTSDMYWAGDRLGAERLKGAYAYKQLLQQNGWIPLGTDFPVEDISPFKTFLAAVVRKDAKGYPANGFQTENALTREETIRGMTIWAAKANFMEKEIGSLEQGKKADFIILDQDLMKVPETDILKVKVKATYLGGKKVI, encoded by the coding sequence ATGAGAAGAATCATTTCTATTGCAGCAATCGCGATGTTTTGCGCCTGTAAGGCTCCCCAAGCCGATCTGATCATTCATCATGCAAAGATCTACACAGTGGACTCAGCTTTTTCTGTTGTTGAAGCCATGGCTGTGAAAGATGGCAAAATCCTCGCCACAGGAAAGAATGAAGATATTCTAAAGCATTTCACCGCTTTGGAAAATATCGATGCACAAGGCAAAGCGGTTTACCCGGGATTCATTGATGCGCATGCGCATTTTGTAGGTTACGGGCGTGCGCTCTTTCAGGTGGACCTTTTTGGATGCAATAACTGGGAAGAAGCAGTAACCAGGGTGAAAGCATTCGCTGCAGAACACCCTAACCTCGATTGGATACAGGGAAGGGGGTGGGACCAGAACCGGTGGCCCGGTAAATCTTTCCCCACCAATGAGGCGTTGAACCAACTCTTTCCCAATAAGCCGGTGGTGCTCACCAGGGTAGACGGACACGCTTCTATTGCCAACCAGAAAGCACTGGACCTGGCCGGCATCAAAGCGGGACAAACCATCACAGGCGGTTTCATAGAAGTGAAGAACGGGAAGCTGACCGGTGTTTTGATCGATAATGCAGATGATAAAGTATATGCACAGATACCCGAACCTTCGAAAGAAATATACACGCAATGGTTGCAGCAGGCAGAGAAAAACTGTTTTGCACAGGGACTGACCACCATCACCGATTGCGGGTTGGGTTACAGAGATATAGAAGCTATTGACACATTACAGAAAGAAGGTAAGCTGAACATGCGGTTGTATGTCATGTTGAGCGATGAGCCCGCCAATCTTGAAAGATACTTGAAGAAAGGCCCCTACCGGACAGATAAATTATTGGTGAAAGGCGTGAAGGTTTATGCCGATGGCGCTTTGGGAAGCAGGGGCGCCTGCCTTTTACAACCTTACAACGATAAACCCGGATGGACGGGCTTCCTGTTGCGCAATCCCAGTCACTACGATTCCCTGGCACAGGTATTGGCAAACACCGATTTTCAAATGTGTACACACGCGATTGGCGATAGCGCCAACCGCGAAATATTGCATATCTACAATAAGTACCTGCATGGCAAAAACGACAAACGCTGGCGCATAGAACATGCGCAGGTGATCAACCAGCAGGATTTTCATTTGTTCGGCGATGCCAGCATTGTTCCATCTGTTCAGCCTACACATGGCACCAGCGATATGTACTGGGCGGGAGACAGGCTGGGCGCAGAAAGACTGAAAGGTGCGTATGCGTATAAACAACTGCTGCAACAGAACGGATGGATTCCTTTGGGCACTGATTTCCCGGTAGAAGATATTTCTCCTTTCAAAACATTCCTGGCCGCAGTGGTGCGAAAAGATGCGAAAGGATATCCTGCCAATGGTTTTCAAACAGAGAATGCGTTAACGCGCGAGGAAACCATCAGGGGAATGACCATCTGGGCTGCGAAAGCCAATTTCATGGAAAAAGAAATCGGCAGTCTTGAACAAGGCAAGAAAGCCGATTTCATTATACTGGACCAGGACCTGATGAAGGTTCCGGAGACCGATATTTTAAAGGTAAAAGTGAAAGCCACTTACCTGGGAGGGAAGAAAGTTATTTGA
- the tnpA gene encoding IS200/IS605 family transposase: MPYTRVCIHYVWATKYRKPILIKPFREMLFNHIKQNAFAKGIHIDRINGYVDHAHCLVFLKPTQTINDIVQLIKGESAHWFNQQANAPPSKLQWQSDYFAVSVSESDIPNVQRYIDNQEAHHQRKTFLQEYNAFLKYHGFNKTN, encoded by the coding sequence ATGCCTTACACAAGAGTATGTATCCATTATGTCTGGGCTACAAAATACAGAAAGCCCATCCTGATAAAACCTTTCAGAGAAATGTTATTCAATCATATAAAACAAAATGCTTTCGCTAAAGGAATCCATATTGACAGGATCAATGGATACGTTGATCATGCTCATTGTCTTGTATTCTTAAAGCCTACCCAAACTATTAATGACATTGTACAATTGATCAAAGGAGAATCTGCACATTGGTTCAATCAACAGGCCAATGCACCTCCTTCAAAATTGCAGTGGCAAAGTGATTATTTTGCTGTTTCTGTAAGTGAATCGGACATTCCGAACGTACAGCGATATATTGACAATCAGGAAGCACACCACCAACGAAAAACATTCCTGCAGGAATACAATGCATTCCTGAAATATCATGGTTTCAACAAGACAAACTGA